The Pelobates fuscus isolate aPelFus1 chromosome 2, aPelFus1.pri, whole genome shotgun sequence genome has a segment encoding these proteins:
- the LOC134585499 gene encoding galactose-3-O-sulfotransferase 4-like: MGFIFQYCKLKESKRDNTFWPFHFDDSSVDAGRLAGSCQPKTHIFFLKNHKTASSTVMNILFRFGEAHNLTFALPFQAQFSYPSYFIAKYVEGFSMESKKEFHIMCHHMRFQLTEVEKVMPNSTFYFTIVRNPVSHMESSFSYFKNIDVFHEAKSLEDFFTNTSKYYKTTSEKGNYAKNLMAFDLGFDNNGLESTKHFKLMCRAVDTMFDLVLISDYFDESLVLLKNALCWTFEDILSIPLNSRSNNTKQALSKETQDKIKNWNQLDWNLYVYFNRSFWNKVDNFGRKRMENEVEELRKKRTEIAQICLQGEVDPDQMQDKSLKPYQSGIARILGQNLKPGLKESDRLLCQKLITPEIQYTELLKKRAKNNLQ, encoded by the exons ATGGGCTTCATTTTTCAATACTGCAAACTGAAAGAATCAAAAAG AGATAATACATTTTGGCCATTTCACTTTGATGATTCATCAGTGGATGCAGGAAGACTGGCAGGTTCCTGCCAACCAAAGACCCATATCTTCTTCCTAAAAAACCACAAGACAGCCAGCAGCACAGTCATGAACATTCTGTTCCGTTTCGGAGAAGCTCACAACTTGACCTTTGCCCTTCCCTTTCAAGCACAGTTTTCCTACCCCAGTTATTTCATCGCTAAGTATGTTGAAGGTTTTTCCATGGAAAGCAAGAAGGAGTTTCATATCATGTGCCACCACATGAGGTTTCAACTCACTGAG GTGGAAAAGGTAATGCCAAAcagcacattttattttactattgtaCGAAATCCAGTTTCTCACATGGAATCATCGTTCTCATATTTCAAAAACATAGATGTATTTCATGAAGCTAAAAGTCTAGAGGACTTCTTCACCAATACCTCAAAATACTATAAAACCACCAGTGAAAAAGGTAACTATGCCAAGAACTTAATGGCTTTTGATTTGGGTTTTGACAACAATGGACTAGAATCTACAAAGCACTTTAAACTTATGTGTCGGGCAGTAGACACCATGTTTGACCTGGTGCTAATATCAGACTACTTTGATGAATCTTTAGTGCTTTTGAAGAATGCACTATGTTGGACTTTTGAAGATATTCTATCAATTCCACTTAACAGTAGAAGCAACAATACAAAACAAGCACTGTCTAAAGAAACCCAGGATAAGATCAAGAACTGGAATCAGTTAGACTGGAATCTGTATGTCTACTTTAATAGGTCTTTCTGGAATAAGGTGGACAACTTTGGGAGGAAGAGAATGGAGAATGAAGTAGAGGAGCTTCGAAAAAAGAGGACTGAAATTgcacagatctgcttacaaggtGAAGTGGATCCTGACCAAATGCAAGACAAATCTCTAAAACCCTACCAGTCAGGAATAGCCAGAATTCTTGGACAGAACCTGAAGCCAGGATTAAAAGAAAGTGACAGGCTTTTATGCCAAAAACTAATTACTCCAGAAATTCAGTATACTGAACTATTGAAGAAGAGAGCTAAAAATAATCTACAATAA